The Primulina eburnea isolate SZY01 chromosome 6, ASM2296580v1, whole genome shotgun sequence genome contains a region encoding:
- the LOC140833881 gene encoding vesicle-associated protein 2-2-like isoform X1 encodes MKTQLVDVLPREIKFIFEVKKQSSCTVHLTNATKQYVAFKVKTTSPKKYCVRPNVGIIKPKSTCDFVVTMQAQKSAPLELECKDKFLIQSTVVPFGTTEEGITSDMFAKDSENYIEETKIRVVLASAPNSPGKLPVHVTLKQEDTHERLLPEEPHSPVLLPVNGISKQEPYNEQSVLEAKLQHGVESLPPPNMVQSIKKPDAVKIVNNLEESISPKVKDSMKSVPAKSEELYSDKNDESKQAKNVEAMELKLTDFKELQLKISSLDSKLIEAECTILKLKEEKMNSIRETETLRQELAMSRRKSGGRKVVVGFPPLFVCMVCLISLMIGFLFRA; translated from the exons ATGAAAACTCAGCTTGTAGATGTTTTGCCACGGGAAATTAAATTCATAT TTGAGGTGAAGAAACAGAGTTCATGCACTGTTCACCTTACCAATGCCACCAAACAGTACGTGGCTTTCAAG GTGAAGACAACATCACCTAAGAAGTACTGTGTGAGACCTAATGTCGGTATAATTAAGCCAAAGTCTACCTGTGATTTCGTAG TCACAATGCAAGCTCAAAAATCAGCTCCTCTTGAGTTGGAATGCAAGGACAAATTTCTGATTCAGAGTACAGTGGTGCCATTTGGCACCACGGAAGAGGGGATTACATCTGACATG TTTGCAAAAGATAGTGAAAATTATATTGAAGAGACGAAGATCCGGGTTGTTCTTGCTAGTGCACCGAATTCACCTGGCAAGCTACCAGTTCATGTAACTCTCAAGCAAGAAGATACTCATGAGCGCTTGTTGCCAGAAGAACCCCATTCTCCTGTTCTGCTACCAGTTAATGGAATTTCTAAGCAAGAGCCATATAATGAGCAGTCAGTGCTAGAGGCTAAATTGCAGCATGGAGTTGAAAGTTTACCACCTCCTAATATG GTGCAGTCAATTAAGAAACCGGATGCAGTCAAGATTGTTAATAACCTGGAAGAGTCTATATCACCGAAGGTGAAGGACAGTATGAAGTCAGTTCCTGCCAAGAGTGAGGAGTTGTACTCTGATAAGAATGACGAATCAAAGCAAGCTAAAAACGTGGAAGCAATGGAGTTGAAGCTAACAGATTTCAAGGAGTTACAGTTGAAGATTAGTTCCTTAGATTCAAAGCTAATTGAG GCTGAATGCACCATTTTGAAGctaaaagaagaaaagatgaataGCATTCGTGAGACGGAAACTCTAAGGCAAGAATTG GCAATGTCAAGGAGAAAGAGCGGCGGAAGAAAGGTTGTAGTTGGTTTCCCACCACTCTTTGTATGCATGGTATGTCTTATCAGTCTGATGATAGGCTTCTTGTTTCGAGCTTAG
- the LOC140833881 gene encoding vesicle-associated protein 2-2-like isoform X2 produces MKTQLVDVLPREIKFIFEVKKQSSCTVHLTNATKQYVAFKVKTTSPKKYCVRPNVGIIKPKSTCDFVVTMQAQKSAPLELECKDKFLIQSTVVPFGTTEEGITSDMFAKDSENYIEETKIRVVLASAPNSPGKLPVHVTLKQEDTHERLLPEEPHSPVLLPVNGISKQEPYNEQSVLEAKLQHGVESLPPPNMSIKKPDAVKIVNNLEESISPKVKDSMKSVPAKSEELYSDKNDESKQAKNVEAMELKLTDFKELQLKISSLDSKLIEAECTILKLKEEKMNSIRETETLRQELAMSRRKSGGRKVVVGFPPLFVCMVCLISLMIGFLFRA; encoded by the exons ATGAAAACTCAGCTTGTAGATGTTTTGCCACGGGAAATTAAATTCATAT TTGAGGTGAAGAAACAGAGTTCATGCACTGTTCACCTTACCAATGCCACCAAACAGTACGTGGCTTTCAAG GTGAAGACAACATCACCTAAGAAGTACTGTGTGAGACCTAATGTCGGTATAATTAAGCCAAAGTCTACCTGTGATTTCGTAG TCACAATGCAAGCTCAAAAATCAGCTCCTCTTGAGTTGGAATGCAAGGACAAATTTCTGATTCAGAGTACAGTGGTGCCATTTGGCACCACGGAAGAGGGGATTACATCTGACATG TTTGCAAAAGATAGTGAAAATTATATTGAAGAGACGAAGATCCGGGTTGTTCTTGCTAGTGCACCGAATTCACCTGGCAAGCTACCAGTTCATGTAACTCTCAAGCAAGAAGATACTCATGAGCGCTTGTTGCCAGAAGAACCCCATTCTCCTGTTCTGCTACCAGTTAATGGAATTTCTAAGCAAGAGCCATATAATGAGCAGTCAGTGCTAGAGGCTAAATTGCAGCATGGAGTTGAAAGTTTACCACCTCCTAATATG TCAATTAAGAAACCGGATGCAGTCAAGATTGTTAATAACCTGGAAGAGTCTATATCACCGAAGGTGAAGGACAGTATGAAGTCAGTTCCTGCCAAGAGTGAGGAGTTGTACTCTGATAAGAATGACGAATCAAAGCAAGCTAAAAACGTGGAAGCAATGGAGTTGAAGCTAACAGATTTCAAGGAGTTACAGTTGAAGATTAGTTCCTTAGATTCAAAGCTAATTGAG GCTGAATGCACCATTTTGAAGctaaaagaagaaaagatgaataGCATTCGTGAGACGGAAACTCTAAGGCAAGAATTG GCAATGTCAAGGAGAAAGAGCGGCGGAAGAAAGGTTGTAGTTGGTTTCCCACCACTCTTTGTATGCATGGTATGTCTTATCAGTCTGATGATAGGCTTCTTGTTTCGAGCTTAG